CATTTTCATCTGCAATGATGGCAAccgacaacaaggtcctacagtacagcacagggaactatattcagtatcctgtgataaaccataatggaaaagaatatgaagaacgtattgggttggccaaaaagttcgcttGGGTTTTACggaagatgttacagaaaaacccgaacgaactttttggctaacccaatatatacatgtataactgaatgactttgctgtacagcagaaattaacacaacatcataaatcaactacactccaataaataaatttaaaaaataattgcagcCAAAATAACAGTATGGAAAAGGAGAGTCTGAGAAACCCTTTATAGGTACCATCTCCATTAAGTGCTGTGCtcgttttctctttcttttctaaagcAGTCGGAATCTGGGAATTTATGTTCTCTGCTATAACAGCATATCAGAGCGAAAGATGTTTCTACTTCTTCCAAGGTAAAACCAGCGCCTCTAAAGAACGGCAATTGGGACTAGCTGTGGTGGTGTTTTCCAGAGAAACTGAAGCAACGGGGTATGTATACCACAGAggtagagatttattttaagaaactggccCACGTGACTGTCGAGGCTGACAAGTCCGACACCTGCggggcaggccagcaggctggggaCCAGGGGAGAGCTGGATCTTGCGGCTCGAGTCCGCAAAGGCCGTTTGGAGACAGAACTCCCTTTTGCTTTGGAGAGCTCacttttttctcttaaggcctcCAACTGATAggatgaggtccacccacattatggagggcagtCTGTCTTATTTGAAGTCAGCTGATTATAAGTCACACCTAAAAAGATACCTCCACAGCCGCATCTAGACCAGTGTTTGACTAGACCGGGCATGCAGTCTGGGTACCGTGGCCTAGCCGAGTGGACACATTAACCATCGCATTAGCCAAGAGTCAAACCTCCGCAGGATGGACAGATTTATTATTGACCTTGTGTTGAATAGAATGCAGTCAAGACCTTCTGggtcttcttttgttttgttttagttttaggcTGAATCGCCAATATTTGACCATTTTTGATCTACAGAAATGAGTAACTGGGTACAACTCAATACAATATTGACACTTTCCCACAGCTGCAGTGATGCTGTCCTCTTCACTCTGATGTTTGATCAGGAAACAGCCTTCTTTCTGTAAAGCTGACTTCTTTGGAACAGCCCTAGGGCTCAGCACGAAGCAGTGCCTTTTGCTTAAGAAATGCTTAATTCAGGAAAAGTGGCAGCAAAACTCAAGCCGTCTATAGCCAGACTGAACCTTTTCCTCCCCTTAACGGTGAACCATCCGTAGGAACTTTTCAGTTAACAAAAACATGAATGAAAAAGTCTTTTAGCCCCACTGGGTCTATGGTGCAGTAAGCAAACTGCATTTCTAATTACTTTTCCATAAGTGAGAATATTCCTTAAGTGAATTAATCCCAAACATCCTTTTTCAGAGTATTCTAACTATAAAAAGCGatagcatttttctttctataaatagtccttgaaatatttcatatgtgtaaatttaaatgaaaatgtatttagtGTTAATGCTAAGAATTAACAAAGTAATGCTTTTAGATTTGCTGGAATTAAGTATGTAAAAAGAGGAACTGCAAAATTTGGGGTCACTGTGCATTTCCTTTACCTCTCTGAAGGTAGACAGCCTTAAGACAGGAAAGCCAAAggtaaagaaagaattttttcctATCATGCTAAAAAAGGCGCTAtgagataccaaaaaaaaaaacaaacaaaaaaattctacagTTGGTTCCTGGCCAGATTATTAACTGAATTTTCAGAATTAATGTCTCTCTTTCGAAGCTGCGTGACTGTTTGATGAATTTTAGATGAAATTGTTGCTCATCATTTTGGTCCAGATGAACTGTCAAGGGAGGGTTTTCAGCAAAATTTTAGACAAGTAGCCCAAAGGGAACTTCTAAAAAGATGATTTACAGGCAGGACGGACAGACAATAAGGGCTAAAGGAATGTTGAATGCCAGTTTTATCTCAGGTGAACAAGAAACATGATCAATTTATACATTCCTACAGCCTTCGGGGGGTTTTTTGAATTCTCACCTGGATTAACGGTTTGATGCATGATGTTCTGGCTTTTTTATTTACAGTTTCTGTCCTTCCTTTAAAGGTACAAAagttataaaacaaaagaaaccctAGAACTTTACGTTTCATTTCAGCAACCGAGTATTGTCCTAGAGGCAGCTATTAGAATCTTATATTTAtcgaatgagaaaatatttaaaattcaaagggaaaaaatgttataCCAAATAGAAATTTATCATCTATTAAAATTTCAGGAAGATCTACATTATCTAAAGccattctataatttttattcatatattttgtggAGTTCACATATCTTTTTCTTACAGCAAACATAACACTGTAGGCCACAAGAAGCTGCAGCACTCTTGTTTAATTAGcagcaaattaatattttatatctggGTAACTGGACAATAAATAGCTGCTTCTTTGGGTGTGGATGTTTAAAATGTAGTTATCACTGCAGCTTCATAATGTGATTGCTAATTTACAGAgcttatacacacacaaaaaatacgatctttgtctatattttatacaaatacaaCAGTAGTTTGTGAATACATTTTAAGTACATGATATACATGATAAGCCACTTGATTTCCCATATCACAGAATAGCGattttaaatgcaataaaaatatacaaaattcagCCTGGAATgcagagtttttcttttctattttgactCAAAACTTTATCATTAGAACATTTTTAGAGTACTAGTCCAAACACTTTTTCCATCAGCTAAAAATACAATCTCAGCAGTCCAGCTTATGTTCAGGCATGATGCAATCCATTTCCGAATGGATTCCCAGTTTTTGTTAAATTCAAAGGGCTGTTAGTAACATACAGCATGTTCTTCACGCCACACCATATCATAAAGCCCACGTTTCGTTCTGAGTTATAGTCACCTTGTGGACAAAGCTGGGTTTTGTTCTGGTAACATCTGCACGTCCGAGATTTCCTTTTGCAAGTGCACATGAATACATTGTTGTGGGTGGTGTAAAAGTCTTGTTAAAGACAAATGAAGTcacagtataaaaatatattgtacacCTTTACGCCTAATGTAGTCCTTTTTTTCCTATGGATAAAAAAAACACGACTGAATGAGACAGAGAAGTTTGTAGCACCATGAAGAGTTGTATCCCAAGTTACATTAGCAGCATATGATCCAACAGAATATTGAAGGAGTGCTTCTGAGGAGATACACATTCAttctggttcatctgtaccactgaAGCTTATACAATGAAGTGTTTTATACATTAGCAATAGTTCTGTTATTTCTAAGCTAGATAACTTATCAAAAGACACTGCCTTCCATCCTCAGAGGGCTGACAACGTTGGAGAAGGGCCTGGGGGGTGAGCTGAGCGTGCCTTTACCATTGTGGGTGGGATCATCTCGATTTAGATGATCAGAAAGGAGCTCTGTATGGGTTTTTAGCACAGAACTACACAACACAACTTATGTGGCTCTATGGGATCACAACAGACTATCTGTGTGGTAGACAGCTGCTGACGCAgtatgagaaaaataagacaagGTCAACGTAGGCACTCATTTCTCAGAGATAACAGTCTGCCACTGCTAATGAAGAATACTCGGTAGCTGAAAGATCTCCTCCAACGCCACATGGATCTCAGTAGGCTAGAAGCAACTTGGGTgaactggtatttttttttttttaatttacatactgGGAAGACAGTGTGTTTTGAGACACGTAAACcttgtaaaaaaataaaccattgtAAAACCttatgaaaagacacacactgatTCTGTGCAATATAGCAAATTGATAagaaaacactgtaaaaatgTACCTGTTTAAAATACCATCTACCATTTTTGAACACAAAGCATTATATATCAAAGGCCTACATATATATCATCTAACGGCACTTGAAACAAATTATAATAAGTcttaaaataaaaggcataacCTATAAGAAAGTTTCTGTAAAGGTTTAGATTCGTTTTGAAAGTGCTATATCTTGTAATATGTGTAGTATAGAGGTTGACCAAGCtctattttgtaaaaaaatattGGCCTATATATGTGTATTGCTTTCTAGATGAATGATCCTGAAAATATGTACTCTTTAACATTCATTATTAGCTTCATAAAGCAATCAGCTCTGGCTCATGTTTCAGTCAgtatatggtttttaaaaaccGCTACTGTCCAAATTAACACAATACGTCACTATATTCCACAAGTGACTAAGAATAgtaaaagcacaagcaacaaataGGCAAAAATACACAGCTTGGAAGAAACACGAAACGAAATGAAAAAGCTGCACAAGGAGTAGTGCATCATCAGCCAGGACAACGTTCTGGAAAATGGAACCTGCTAAGAGGATTTTAAGATGCACGTTGTAACAGTGACCAACAGCTATAAAGGTGGTATTTGCATCCATCGGTGGAGAATATTGCTTACGGTGTCAAGATCCTTCCACACTCATGCTTTCTGTGTCTGGTGATCTAATttgtacaaacacatggaaggtcAAACTGAATGAGGTTCAATATCTTGTCTGAGGTCCAAATCctaaactgaaatatttttacttaatgataatccctttttttttttttttttttttttttaaaccaagcaaAGGCACTACTAGAAATTCCAGGGATGATGATTCTGGCCACCGGAGAATGAAAACAGCATTGgcaacaattatttttaatcacatcCAGTTGACATAAAAATGtgtcaatttttttgttttttttttttttaggaaaaaaaaaaaagagccagttCGGTGTTACAGCCTTGTCAGACCATTgtgcaattaaaataaatgagtcagcCTCATGTTTAATATAGATTCTCTCAAAAGGGGTTTAGTGACCGCTAcagtcaatttaaaaaacaaatcagctGAATTCCCTCTTACTTGGAAGTGTTATTTCAAGTCTGTGGGGCAGCAACAGGAAAAAGGGTGTACATATGAAAATATGAGTCCACAATTTTAGCACTGGTGCCCTGGAAGATATGCCTCCACGTATCTGAATTCCACGCAGGGCGAGAATTAGGCTCAAAATATATATACCTACATGGCACCATTCTCCATTTCCAAAATGCTTTATTTAATAAATCCTGGTactccctttttaatttttttttaattagcagtgAAATACAGCCTACTAAGGCCAACGTCTCAGTTCGTTATTCTGATTTCTCTTTAAGCAAATTTTAGACAAAATAAAGTAGTGCTTCCACACTTGTATTTgtgatttctatttaaaaataggttttctatttatttgtgctCTGTCACcagatttctttctccttttttttttttcaatggtgATTAAAGCAATATTGAACACTAATCATTCAACTAGTGATTTAAGTAAGCAATCTGTTTCATAGAAACTAAAGGAGGCGGAAATAAAGCAGAGCTAAACGCCTACTTTCAGAGCAAATATTCTCCTAATCAAAAGCTTAGGAGcagtttgaaaaatttaaaaatgtatttccttattaacatatataattttaatgccTTTGGAACacactttttttaataaaatgtaacttttaataataaaatttaaatacatacgTATAAAAACTACTGCTcctaggattaaaaaaaacaaacaaacataggaGCATGATAAAATAACAGGAGCCCAAGCTCCTTAAGAGCCACTCTGATTCTATGAAGTGCgacgtgtgtgtacatacatataatatatatagtgaaACCCCCATTTACATTATTACAATTTACATTTCTCCACAAATTATACTACTCCccaatattttaaatagtgtatTCTATTCAGTAATCCGCACTCATTTTTAGGAATTCTTGGTAAACATCGAAATCTGCAGTGATAATTGGCCctataaaagggaaaagaagcttCCACATAGGGCAGATGAGtgctcagaaatatttttctctctctttttttaaagagatatatACTCTTCTATAAACCCTCCCTCCTCATACCCACCCCAACAGACAGGGTCCCCAAATAAGGTGTTAACAAGTGCTTACTAGATACGTTTCTTAGGTTGATGCCCCAACTGATTATTAGCAAAACAGAATAATAATTCGACCTTTGAGAACATATGCTGGTTGCCTAACATGAAGAAAGCCCATAGTAACTGTTGTATGCATTGAACACAATGTTCTCGATTGTTCTTTTCACAATCACTAAGATAGTGCttgttttgctttacttttctccctccctctacaAATTCAACTTATTTGCAACGTTCCTCCTATTTCCCAGGGACGTGTAAAAGTGGGgttttactgtatatatttttagtcGCTTAAGACTTTGTGGTCATTCCTCAAATAGTTTTCGAATGCATTTAACTTTAAAGTCTCCGTCCAAAAATAGCAAGGAAAGATGAATTAACACTGAATAAGAAAGATGCCATGGGAGCAgggctgttgttttgttttctgtttttggtgCTTAGGGACCACGAACTGCCTCAAATTCAGCAAGAAGTGACATAAGCGATGTGCTTTGACTTGACTCCTAAGGGATCTCGTTTCCACCCAGGCGACAGGGGACGCGATCCCCAGACAAGTTCCCAGGCAGAGCTGCAGGTCTCACATCTGTCTCCCCGCCTAGGGTCTCTCACCCTAGAAGCGGAGACGCCTCCcctccgcccccctcccccccatcccctgccGGGATAAACACACCTGTGTTCCCCAGCGGCTCTGGACTCTGGACCGACTGTACACTGACAATCCAAGGAGAACTTCTGGCTGTGCTTGACCTACCCTCTGGCCATGTAAGGTGGAAACGACGAAAGAGATCCACCCAGAGACTGACTGAAGACTCTGACGCCATACACTATTAGTGTGAATCGAACGAAAAGAGAGCAAGAAGTATAAAACGTGGCAAACATCCTGTGTACTAAATTAAGGCCAACTCTTAAGTAACGTGGAATGCCGTGTCACCTTACTAGGGGTCTCTTTTTGCTACAGATACTGGTGCTTTGTGTTTCGGTTTTGTTTTCCTTACATGTGCATAATAAAGACGGCAAACATTTGAGCCAGACGATAGCAAGTCTTCAAAATATACTGACCTGAAATTATGGTCTATCTAAGAAACATATGTCATGTCCCCAGACTGGATTCTTAATTCATTTGAAGCTTTTGATTATTAATCCATTTAGAGGCTAGTAGAAATTTTACAACTCTCAGGTcattcatatacattttagaaaatttaactctcttgcaaaattttttaatgagCCAAATGTCAAAAGGTAGAGCCATTGTTATtggacaaaaaatgaaaaatttaagatCTAACAGTAATTGGAACACGGGGTTGGTAAGACTTTACTACTAATAATGGCTTTCCTGTATGAGAAATCATCTTAAATTGTGACAGTTGGCAGTGAGTCAGGACAAAATACCCAGGTAAACATAACTGAACACAAATGGTTCCCAAGCTCATTTAAAAAGCTAGTTTCTATTTTATACTGGCTTAATGAAAACTGGTACTATACAGAAGCAGAAATTTTTATACTGTCTGCAAGTAGgcactaaaataaaaatggtcacCTAAGGCAGGGCTACACACACACTTCTGTAACGGATCCGCATCGTGGAACCTACTGAAAAGCTTGGTGGAAACGTGGCAGCGTTGTGCTTGTGCTTAAACTACTGGTGAAAGCCGCTGATAGTGAGTGCAGAGAGCCCAGACCTATGGTGCCGGCAGGATCCGGAAGTTCCTGGGTTTGTGGCGGGAGCTGAGCCACAGAAGAATGTGCCTCCTCCTGCGGAGAGCTCACCCCAAGGCTCCCCACCGATATGGGGTTATAGGGGGGACCGCTTAATGGTATGAAATTAAACAGCTGAGAAAAGTCCAACGCTGCTGTGTTCAGGGGCTCGCTGATAGAAATCGAGCTTTTTGACAGGGAGAGGTCCCCCGTGCCGTCATCCAGCGACCCGATCTGCGGCTCCAACGCTAGCTTAGACGACGATGCTTGAGAGTCCTGGGAAGAGGGGGGCACGCTGCCTTGCAGTTCCATCAGGTAGCTCTCGATCTCCCCCTTCAGCGGCTGCTCCTTTTCGGGGATGGAAATGGCGTATGAGGTAGAACTGAACGGGTATTTGAAAGAAAGGTGGTGAGAGGGGTGGACAGCATCCATGTCTATTGGGCACGTCATGCCCAAAGGCAGGGTTGTGATCATCTGGTGGGCAGATCCCGAGCTCTGCATGGACTGGAACGGAGTGTTGTAGAGGTTCAGCTGCAGCGTGTTTGTGAACGGCTTCGACAACAGTTCGCTGGAAGGCAAGGACATCACCGGGAGGAGCTCGTCCTTGATGGGCACGGAGACGTTGCAGGTAAAGGGATCCAGGAAGTCCACGGGCTCTGTCTTGACCTTCCGGAGTTCCTGGTTGTGACTCTTCTTCATGTGCCGCGTCAGGTGGTCCTTGCGCCCGAACCTCTGTGCACAGTACTGGCAGAGGAAGTCCTTCCTTCCCGTGTGCACCACCATGTGTCTGCGCACGTCTTTGCGCGTGTAGAAGCGGCGGTCGCAGTGCTCGCACTGGTGTTTCTTCTCCTTCACGCCCCCCGACGACTTGCCCGCGTGGGACTTCAGGTGCTCCAGCAGCACACCCGTGCTCTCGAACGTCTGCAGGCAGACCTTGCAGGTGAGGTCGCCGCTCGTGGCCGCGTGCAAGGCCAGGTGCCGCTTGAACCCGAGCTTGGTGTTGTAGTTCTTGCCGCACTCTTCGCACGTGAACGTCTCTTTGTTGGGGTCGTGTGTGTGCAGGTGATTCTTCAGGTGGTCCTTCCGGTGAAACATTTTCTCACAGTAATTACACTTGTGGGTTTTCTCGGGAGAGTGCGTGGCCATGTGCCTTGAACACAGACATATTCTGTCAGCATCAAGACAAAAACCGCCCGACCTCACTGTTCAAACGGAAGCTAAGCTGCTAGGCTAACCCAGAACTTCCCTCGGCTCGGACACTCTTTTAACTTAATATGCATCTGCTACGAGGGTAGTTACCACACCTAAACACTGCAGAGCTGGAGCCATCTAAGTCGCCACTTTAGTTTTCACTGGTTTTTAGCGATTACAAACGTTAACGAGCAAGGCTGAATATACTCACGTTAATGTCCACACCCTTTtcttgcaatttctttttttgtacaaaCGGAAATTCTACTCTCATTAagcattgcattaaaaaaaaaaaaatccaaaaacactAACCCATAAAAGTCTGTGACTCAGAATGCTAAAACTAGCCAACGTCTAATCTACTTAACATTTCTCTCTGCAAATCAGCGGAAAGATGTGGATACAAATATATACGTTTACAATGGCTTCACATGGCCAACATAATAGAAAATAGAATCTGAAAGACAAATAGAGTTTAATACCTTTGTAATTTGTACTTAGAAACAAAGGCTTTCGTGCAGTCTTGTTGTATGCACTTGTA
The sequence above is a segment of the Globicephala melas chromosome 17, mGloMel1.2, whole genome shotgun sequence genome. Coding sequences within it:
- the PLAG1 gene encoding zinc finger protein PLAG1, yielding MATVIPGDLSEVRDTQKVPSGKRKRGETKPRKNFPCQLCDKAFNSVEKLKVHSYSHTGERPYKCIQQDCTKAFVSKYKLQRHMATHSPEKTHKCNYCEKMFHRKDHLKNHLHTHDPNKETFTCEECGKNYNTKLGFKRHLALHAATSGDLTCKVCLQTFESTGVLLEHLKSHAGKSSGGVKEKKHQCEHCDRRFYTRKDVRRHMVVHTGRKDFLCQYCAQRFGRKDHLTRHMKKSHNQELRKVKTEPVDFLDPFTCNVSVPIKDELLPVMSLPSSELLSKPFTNTLQLNLYNTPFQSMQSSGSAHQMITTLPLGMTCPIDMDAVHPSHHLSFKYPFSSTSYAISIPEKEQPLKGEIESYLMELQGSVPPSSQDSQASSSKLALEPQIGSLDDGTGDLSLSKSSISISEPLNTAALDFSQLFNFIPLSGPPYNPISVGSLGVSSPQEEAHSSVAQLPPQTQELPDPAGTIGLGSLHSLSAAFTSSLSTSTTLPRFHQAFQ